One Leishmania major strain Friedlin complete genome, chromosome 29 DNA segment encodes these proteins:
- a CDS encoding conserved hypothetical protein (previous protein_id=AAZ09474.1), giving the protein MFRLSSQRLVFRKLSQTKLGSEVLAQTRSEMRHLERKDNALMRFMTRRRPIDYLAIEVDGPVTKELHPSFRHVKNGITCFVFVPFLALLVAGYLQPTYYLLVPTGLVPYDHYVRMWSFSNWAVVLAGQLFFALVVYDLSVYARYPFFAYVLAPAYRKLGWFRPLPAASLTIEQLKTGASRRVHARPLGRPLGDVQRQRKAAAAATADPFGRTPRS; this is encoded by the coding sequence ATGTTCCGCCTCTCATCTCAGCGGCTTGTGTTTCGCAAGCTCAGCCAGACCAAACTCGGGTcggaggtgctggcgcagacgcgcagcgAGATGCGGCACCTCGAGCGCAAAGACAACGCCCTCATGCGCTTCATGACCCGACGTCGCCCGATTGACTACTTGGCTATCGAGGTCGACGGCCCCGTCACGAAGGAGCTCCATCCGTCCTTCCGCCACGTCAAGAATGGCATTACATGCTTTGTCTTCGTCCCGTTCCTTGCACTGCTGGTCGCGGGCTACCTGCAGCCAACGTACTACCTCCTCGTGCCCACTGGCTTAGTACCCTACGACCACTACGTGCGGATGTGGTCCTTCTCGAACTGGGCTGTTGTGTTGGCAGGGCAGCTATTCTTCGCACTGGTGGTGTACGACTTGTCCGTCTATGCGCGTTACCCCTTCTTCGCCTACGTGCTGGCTCCAGCGTATCGCAAGCTGGGCTGGTTCCGCCCTCTCCCAGCTGCAAGTCTCACCATAGAGCAGCTGAAGACCGGTGCGTCTCGTCGTGTCCACGCCCGCCCGCTTGGACGCCCTCTTGGTGACGTGCAGAGACAAAGGAaagctgcggctgcagcgacggcagacCCATTCGGACGCACTCCGCGATCATGA
- a CDS encoding conserved hypothetical protein (previous protein_id=AAZ09475.1) — protein MRFAKDAELLQYMVPGSTLADIVSSEEDDDDYDAYFDAPEAKAEGVSGVVPGEGSAGTGTNAQGAATSLAKFQPAQHKNADSKVLSRIHIDDYYDGHSSGGGASGGAQSNQRVLNELRDMTMSSRFAQNAASKNVDRSERATVENVLDPRTRLILYKLVNSGILSEINGCVSTGKEANVYYAVSGDGSPAALKVYKTSILSFKDRDQYVSGEFRFQRYCKSNPRKMVCTWAEKEARNLIRLQDGGVLAPAVKLLRQHVLIMEFLGEDGWPAPRLKEVTFPSAKALDTCYLDLCCTMRKMYARCHLVHGDLSEYNLLLYRGRVVVIDVSQSVEYDHPRFMSFLRRDIVNVNSFFRSRGLTRLFRLQDLFHFITADPAKSGWQRCQGPPNDEELMARLKEVRDGYGEGGAVPIDAEQAKVDEQVFLNITVPRSLNEICDRAGPNKEVAVFVEGMTAAPAAAQTEDHSGADGEDDEDCDDEDSETGDANSPMKAKAAPQAVLANMTKEERKEHRKAVKEANREKRAEKKKSNANRKKKGRK, from the coding sequence ATGCGCTTCGCCAAGGATGCTGAGCTTCTCCAGTACATGGTGCCAGGCAGTACACTTGCCGATATTGTGTCCTCTGAGGAGGATGACGACGACTACGACGCGTACTTCGACGCACCCGAGGCAAAAGCTGAAGGGGTCTCTGGCGTGGTGCCGGGTGAAGGctccgccggcaccggcacgaACGCGCAAGGTGCCGCGACGTCGCTTGCCAAGTTCCAGCCCGCCCAGCACAAGAATGCAGATTCGAAGGTGCTCAGCAGAATACACATTGATGACTACTACGACGgacacagcagcggtggcggcgcgagCGGTGGCGCGCAGTCTAACCAACGCGTCCTGAATGAGCTGCGGGATATGACCATGTCTAGTCGCTTCGCTCAGAATGCCGCGTCGAAGAACGTCGACCGCTCCGAGCGCGCCACGGTGGAAAATGTGCTGGACCCCCGCACCCGCCTCATCTTATACAAACTCGTCAACTCTGGCATTCTAAGCGAGATCAACGGATGCGTTTCCACTGGCAAGGAGGCGAACGTGTACTACGCCGTGAGCGGTGACGGCAGTCCAGCCGCCTTGAAGGTATACAAGACGTCGATTCTCTCCTTCAAAGACCGCGACCAGTATGTTTCAGGCGAGTTCCGCTTTCAGCGTTACTGCAAGAGCAACCCGCGCAAGATGGTGTGCACGTGGGCCGAGAAGGAGGCACGCAACCTCATCCGTCTGCAAGACGGCGGTGTCCTTGCACCGGCAGTGAAGCTGCTCCGGCAGCACGTGCTGATCATGGAGTTCCTCGGCGAGGACGGATGgcctgcgccgcggctgaaGGAGGTGACATTCCCCTCCGCTAAGGCGCTAGACACGTGCTACCTGGACCTGTGCTGCACAATGCGCAAGATGTACGCGCGCTGTCATCTTGTCCACGGTGATCTCTCCGAGTACAACCTGCTGCTGtaccgcggccgcgtcgtgGTGATTGACGTATCGCAGTCGGTCGAGTATGACCACCCGCGCTTCATGAGCTTCTTGCGGCGCGACATCGTCAACGTGAACAGCTTCTTCCGCTCGCGGGGACTGACGAGGCTGTTCAGGCTGCAGGACCTTTTTCATTTCATTACGGCGGATCCGGCGAAGTCTGgatggcagcgctgccaggGCCCGCCGAACGACGAGGAGCTCATGGCACGACTGAAGGAGGTCCGCGACGGCTACGGGGAAGGCGGTGCCGTGCCAATCGATGCGGAGCAGGCGAAAGTGGATGAGCAGGTTTTCCTAAATATCACAGTGCCGCGCTCCCTCAACGAGATATGCGACCGTGCTGGACCGAACAAGGAGGTTGCCGTGTTTGTTGAGGGCATGACggccgctcctgcagctgcgcagacCGAGgaccacagcggcgccgacggtgaAGACGATGAGGATtgcgacgacgaggactCCGAGACGGGCGATGCCAACTCACCGAtgaaggcgaaggcggctCCGCAGGCGGTGTTGGCGAATATGACCAAGGAGGAGCGCAAGGAGCATCGGAAGGCCGTGAAGGAGGCCAACCGAGAGAAGCGTGccgagaagaagaagagcaacgCCAACAGGAAGAAAAAGGGGCGAAAGTAG